Proteins encoded within one genomic window of Onychostoma macrolepis isolate SWU-2019 chromosome 11, ASM1243209v1, whole genome shotgun sequence:
- the diras1a gene encoding GTP-binding protein Di-Ras1a, translated as MPEQSNDYRVVVFGAGGVGKSSLVLRFVKGTFRDTYIPTVEDTYRQVISCDKSVCTLEITDTTGSHQFPAMQRLSISKGHAFILVYSITSRQSLEELKPIYQQVLAIKGNVENIPIMLVGNKSDETQREVETKEGEAQANIWKCAFMETSAKTNTNVKELFQELLNLDKKRDMSLNMRSSKQRRADKLKAKCSVM; from the coding sequence ATGCCAGAGCAGAGTAACGATTACCGGGTGGTGGTGTTTGGAGCAGGGGGAGTGGGCAAGAGCTCCTTGGTTCTGCGCTTCGTTAAAGGCACCTTCAGGGACACCTACATCCCGACGGTGGAGGACACATACCGGCAGGTCATCAGCTGCGACAAGAGCGTATGCACTCTGGAGATCACCGACACCACTGGCAGCCACCAGTTCCCTGCTATGCAGCGTCTGTCCATCTCCAAAGGCCACGCCTTCATCCTGGTCTACTCCATCACAAGCAGGCAGTCGCTGGAGGAGCTGAAGCCCATCTACCAGCAAGTGCTGGCCATCAAAGGTAACGTGGAGAACATCCCCATCATGCTTGTGGGCAACAAGAGCGATGAGACCCAGCGCGAGGTGGAGACCAAGGAGGGCGAAGCTCAGGCAAACATCTGGAAATGCGCGTTCATGGAAACATCAGCCAAGACCAACACCAACGTGAAGGAGCTTTTTCAGGAGCTCCTGAATCTGGATAAGAAGCGCGATATGAGTCTGAACATGCGCTCCAGCAAGCAGAGACGTGCAGACAAGCTGAAGGCCAAGTGCAGTGTGATGTAG
- the ifi30b gene encoding gamma-interferon-inducible lysosomal thiol reductase: MKTLLLCVIHVIFFRVYEIQCKSHPKPSCGYPPSQWCRSLEIAIECGVRKQCMELNATRPDPVVPPVEITLYYESLCPGCRAFLTEQLFPTWTLLKDIMKVNLVPFGNAKELPEDNSFSCQHGVPECYANMVEACVLYAANHAAFPVIYCMESSADVLKSAKPCLQLYAPFVKWQTIESCTRGKLGHSLMHQNAVKTQALKPAHIHVPWITFNGEYTSEWEDKAMSTLFNLVCSMYKGIKPPVCTGALKKLDRSFC, encoded by the exons ATGAAAACTCTATTGCTCTGTGTGATTCATGTCATATTCTTCAGAGTTTATGAAATCCAGTGTAAATCTCACCCAAAGCCTTCATGTGGATACCCACCTTCTCAATGGTGCAGGTCTCTGGAGATCGCCATAGAATGTGGG GTGCGGAAACAATGCATGGAACTGAACGCGACCCGGCCCGACCCAGTGGTTCCTCCCGTAGAGATCACTCTCTATTACGAGAGCTTGTGTCCAGGCTGCAGAGCGTTCCTTACAGAACAACTCTTCCCAACCTGGACTTTACTAAAAGATATAATGAAAGTCAACCTGGTGCCCTTTGGCAATGCTAAG GAGCTTCCCGAAGATAATTCATTCTCATGTCAACATGGAGTACCAGAGTGCTACGCTAACATGGTTGAG GCATGTGTTTTATATGCAGCCAATCATGCAGCATTTCCTGTCATTTACTGCATGGAGTCATCTGCAGATGTACTAAAATCTGCTAAGCCT tgtTTGCAGCTCTATGCGCCATTTGTTAAATGGCAGACTATAGAATCTTGTACCAGAGGAAAGCTTGGCCACAGTTTAATGCATCAAAATGCAGTGAAGACGCAAGCGCTCAAACCAGCACACATTCATGTTCCCTGGATCACCTTCAATGGG GAATACACTAGTGAATGGGAAGATAAGGCAATGTCCACTCTCTTCAACCTTGTATGCAGTATGTACAAA GGAATCAAGCCACCAGTCTGTACCGGAGCTCTGAAAAAACTGGACAGAAGCTTTTGCTAG